GCATTTTTCCCGGTACGCCGCTGGTGACGTTTTTCGCCACTTTACGGAACAGGAACAGAAACAACAGTCCCAGCACAACAGAGAAAAACATGGAATCAAGATTTAACGTCCAGAACGTCGCTGGTGCGTCGTGTGCCACCAACTGGAAAGTACGCAGATCCATCTGAAGATGTGTCAGATGGTGACCTATGTATTCCTGTGGCGTAGAGAGTTCTCCTGCGGCCATGATGCCTCTTACCCTTTGTTGTTAATTACAGCCGGTGCAACGATTTGAACAATCAACACCGATAACCAGGTCAACCCGAGCGGCATAAACACCGCATCGAACACACCTAACGCCACAATAAGAAAAATGATGGTGGCAAACACCTTCAACACTTCCCCCAGAGCAAAGCTCCAGGCGACTCGACCTTTTGCGGGTGTTTGCGCCTGTAGGCGCCAGGCTAAAATCATAAACAACACGTTAGGCAGCCAGGCCGCCAAACCACCTGCGATGGCAGATGCGCCCCAAGTGACACCTTTCAACGTAAACAGCGCGCCGATTATGACAAACGTCACCAGCTGAATAAGCAGCACGGTCCGGGCAAATTTCACACTGTAAAGAGACACTGACATGACGCTGAAACTCTCCTGCCCCGTTGGGGGTATGTCGCGTGTCGTATGAGACTGTCTTTACTCATTTGAGTCAAGCAGCAAAAAACGAGCAAATTATACGGTGCATACCTGCGATTTCAATCGATAAGTAGAGAAAAGGTGAACAATTATTTAAATTTCTTTCGGAAGGGCTATTTTGTAAAACCATTCTCTCACTGCTTTCACCCTGCTATTTTCTTAAAACGCTTAAAATCCTGGCAATAAAGCGTGCTTCAGATCACAAAATTCTCAGATAATTTATCCATATCAATACGGATTATTCCTGGAATTAGAACCGCATGACTATAAAAACCCTTTAAAATCAAATAACTAATTATTCATAAAAACAAAAACAAAAATAACATCGATTAATAGCCTGAATTGACATCAGTACGATCAATTTTGCATTTAAATGCCATCACCCTGGGCCACTTATCGCTGGCATATATTTCCGCCTGTAATTATCGACAATGTAAAATGGCAGGCCAGTCGTGATCTTCCTGCTAATAACTTGTGAATATTACGTTAAATGTAACGAGAAATTGCTATCAGTTTCCTACAGGGCTTTTAACCGAACGATAACATTACCTAAAAACAACAATCGATCTCTAACAGGTTCGAATGCGTTTTTTTTGACCGATGGACAGAATCGATAGCGTTCGTTCAGCGGCTAAAGACGCAAAAAAAGCGATTATTGCGCAGTAATAATCACCAGATGACGCTCACCTTCCAGTTCGGGCACCTGCAATCGGATGATTTTTTCAACAGCAAATGGCGCGGGCAAAGCAGCAATTTCATCGTCTGGCTGCACGCCTTTTAAGGCATAAAAGCGCCCTTCCCTGCCGGGTAAATGATGACACCAGCTTACCATGTCACCAATGGAGGCAAAGGCACGGCTGATGACGCCATCAAACCCAGGCTCGGCAGGAAAATCTTCTACGCGGCTCTGTACGGGTTCAATGTTAGTAAGCCCTAACTCATGCTTAACCTGACGCAGAAATCGCACGCGTTTTCCCAGACTGTCCAACAAGGTAAAATGCGACTGCGGCCGCACGATAGCCAGTGGAACACCAGGCAATCCCGGACCGGTGCCAACATCGATGAAGCGTTCGCCCTGCAGATGCGGTTCGACCACAATGCTGTCCATGATATGCCTGATCAACATCTGCTGCGGGTCACGAACTGAGGTCAGGTTGTAAGCCTTGTTCCATTTATCCAGCAAGGCGACATAGGCAACCAGCTGCTGTTTTTGTTGATCGGACAATGAAATGTTGGCCGCTTTCAGCAGCGTATCGAGTTTAGCTATCACAACGTTACCAGGAATTCAGAGGATAAAAGGCGGGCGTACAGCAGTACGCCCGGGTGATGCAGTCAAAATCAGGCACTTTTACGCAGCAAGCCCTGCTTTTTCAGGTAAACCAGCAAAATTGAAATTGCCGCTGGCGTCACACCAGAAATACGCGAAGCCTGGCCAATTGAAACCGGTTTATGATCGTTGAGCTTGGCGATCACTTCGTTCGAAAGGCCGCTGACGTTGTGATAATCAAGTTCGACAGGCAACGCGGTGTTCTCATTGCGCTGTTGACGATTGATCTCTTCCTGCTGACGCGCGATATACCCTTCATATTTGACCTGAATTTCAACCTGCTCAGCGGCTTCTTCATCCACCAGTGCTGGAGCGAACAGGCTCAGGGTCATCAGCTGGTCATAGGTCATTTCCGGGCGACGCAGCAGATCTTCACCGCTCGCTTCTTTGGTCAGGGCAGCACTCAGCACGGTATTCACTTCTGCCACGCTTTCTGATTTAGGGTGAACCCAGATATCACGCAGACGCTGGCGTTCACGCTCGATCGATTCCAGTTTGTCGTTAAAACGTGCCCAGCGAGCGTCATCAACCAGACCTAATTCGCGGCCCGTTTCGGTCAGACGCAAATCGGCATTATCTTCACGCAGCATCAAACGGTATTCGGCGCGTGAGGTAAACATGCGGTACGGCTCTTTGGTACCCAGTGTGCACAGGTCATCAACCAGCACGCCCAGGTAGGCCTGATCGCGGCGAGGTGCCCAGCCCTCTTTGTCAGCAGACAGGCGCGCGGCGTTCAAACCAGCCAACAGACCTTGCGCGGCTGCTTCCTCATAACCGGTAGTGCCGTTGATCTGACCGGCAAAGAACAGGCCATGAATAAATTTGCTTTCCAGCGTCGGGTGCAGATCGCGCGGATCGAAAAAGTCATACTCAATGGCGTAGCCCGGACGGACGATCTTCGCGTTTTCCAGGCCCTGCATCGAACGAACGATCTGCATTTGGACATCAAACGGTAGGCTGGTAGAAATACCGTTTGGATAAATTTCATTGCTGGTCA
The sequence above is drawn from the Duffyella gerundensis genome and encodes:
- the atpI gene encoding F0F1 ATP synthase subunit I, with the protein product MSVSLYSVKFARTVLLIQLVTFVIIGALFTLKGVTWGASAIAGGLAAWLPNVLFMILAWRLQAQTPAKGRVAWSFALGEVLKVFATIIFLIVALGVFDAVFMPLGLTWLSVLIVQIVAPAVINNKG
- the rsmG gene encoding 16S rRNA (guanine(527)-N(7))-methyltransferase RsmG; protein product: MIAKLDTLLKAANISLSDQQKQQLVAYVALLDKWNKAYNLTSVRDPQQMLIRHIMDSIVVEPHLQGERFIDVGTGPGLPGVPLAIVRPQSHFTLLDSLGKRVRFLRQVKHELGLTNIEPVQSRVEDFPAEPGFDGVISRAFASIGDMVSWCHHLPGREGRFYALKGVQPDDEIAALPAPFAVEKIIRLQVPELEGERHLVIITAQ
- the mnmG gene encoding tRNA uridine-5-carboxymethylaminomethyl(34) synthesis enzyme MnmG; this encodes MFYPDPFDVIVIGGGHAGTEAAMAAARMGQQTLLLTHNIDTLGQMSCNPAIGGIGKGHLVKEVDALGGLMAHAIDHAGIQFRILNASKGPAVRATRAQADRVLYRQAVRTALENQPNLMIFQQAVDDLIVENDRVVGAVTQMGLKFRAKSVVLTVGTFLDGKIHIGLDNYSGGRAGDPPSIPLARRLRALPLRVSRLKTGTPPRIDARTIDFSVLAPQHGDTPLPVFSFMGNAAQHPQQVPCYITYTNEKTHDVIRNNLDRSPMYAGVIEGIGPRYCPSIEDKVMRFADRNAHQIFLEPEGLTSNEIYPNGISTSLPFDVQMQIVRSMQGLENAKIVRPGYAIEYDFFDPRDLHPTLESKFIHGLFFAGQINGTTGYEEAAAQGLLAGLNAARLSADKEGWAPRRDQAYLGVLVDDLCTLGTKEPYRMFTSRAEYRLMLREDNADLRLTETGRELGLVDDARWARFNDKLESIERERQRLRDIWVHPKSESVAEVNTVLSAALTKEASGEDLLRRPEMTYDQLMTLSLFAPALVDEEAAEQVEIQVKYEGYIARQQEEINRQQRNENTALPVELDYHNVSGLSNEVIAKLNDHKPVSIGQASRISGVTPAAISILLVYLKKQGLLRKSA